From a single Brassica napus cultivar Da-Ae chromosome C9, Da-Ae, whole genome shotgun sequence genomic region:
- the LOC106367880 gene encoding rho GTPase-activating protein 7 isoform X1 produces MEASLAALERPRAAASNTVFKSGPLFISSKGLGWTSWKKRWFILTRNSLVFFKNDPGSLPQKGGEVNITLGGIDLNNSGSVVVREDKKLLTVLFPDGRDGRAFTLKAETFEDLHAWKTALEQALAHAPNAALSMGHNGIFLAETNEAIEGRDKSPLKSLVVGRPILLALEDIDGSPSFLEKALQFIEKYGTKIEGILRQAADVEEVERRVQEYEQGKTEFAFDEDPHVIGDCIKHVLRELPSSPVSASCCTALLEAYRIESKEARISSLRSALAETFPEPNRRLLQRILKMMHTISSHFHENRMSPSAVAACMAPLLLRPLLAGECDLDDEFDSGEDNSAQLLAAANAANNAQAIITVFLEDYGSIFDEENIQRCSMSTESHIGNSGPDDSSDDDNNSKNEYHNAENEVEPVTDDDDNERALSGKMSESSGGTSSDLYEYKGFVADDSDIESPRETSGPIRNSNVRTDHVVRNLFINSTDQQAGEQIGGDDPTKYGENSCLVDGGESFQSGKVLNVLTHGNTLASPGLESSSEKPVTKGTPSSVPAKRATFWGRGSARKRSTDRSFDSSGEDELAIQRLETTKNELRQRIAKEARGNAILQGSLERRKQALHERRLSLEQDVSRLQEQLQAERDLRAALEVGLSMSSGQFSSHGVDSKTRAELEEIALAEADVARLKQKVAELHHQLSQQRQTNFGSFSDARDSHQYLQNHNPQKRFLQQDFDSTLAFVNHERKQRHEENILGAEWRNSKGGGSFGVGNSRQPSRKQVQEPTNMVDSKSSSEESVDKFSAMDSPSAPSNSRALDITEYPRPNHPSAAASAALVELTTRLDFFKERRSQLMEQLHSLDLNYGGSSSSSRDFIHRPSSPPWN; encoded by the exons ATGGAGGCTTCTTTAGCCGCTTTGGAGCGGCCACGAGCTGCTGCTTCGAATACG GTTTTTAAGAGTGGTCCACTTTTCATATCATCCAAAG GACTGGGGTGGACTTCTTGGAAGAAACGCTGGTTCATCCTCACACGTAACTCTTTGGTCTTCTTCAAAAATGACCCT GGTTCACTACCACAAAAGGGTGGTGAAGTTAACATAACCCTTGGTGGCATCGACTTGAATAACTCTGGAAG TGTTGTGGTGAGAGAGGATAAAAAATTGTTGACCGTATTATTTCCTGATGGGCGTGATGGGAGAGCTTTCACTCTTAAG GCCGAGACATTTGAAGATCTCCACGCCTGGAAAACTGCTCTTGAGCAGGCTCTTGCACACGCCCCCAATGCAGCACTCAGCATGGGTCATAATGGAATATTCCTTGCTGAAACTAACGAGGCTATCGAAG GACGGGATAAGAGTCCGTTAAAATCATTGGTTGTTGGAAGACCAATCTTACTTGCTCTTGAAGATATTGATGGAAGCCCATCATTCCTCGAGAAAGCTCTTCAGTTTATTGAGAAATATG GAACTAAAATTGAAGGAATATTAAGACAGGCTGCTGACGTGGAAGAGGTGGAACGTAGAGTTCAAGAATATGAACAGG GGAAAACGGAGTTCGCTTTTGATGAAGACCCGCATGTTATTGGAGACTGCATTAAG CATGTGTTGAGGGAGTTGCCTTCTTCACCGGTGTCAGCATCTTGTTGTACTGCCCTGCTGGAAGCTTACA GAATCGAGTCTAAGGAGGCTCGCATTAGTTCATTGCGCTCTGCTCTGGCGGAAACATTTCCTGAACCTAACAGACGTTTACTACAACG GATTCTGAAAATGATGCATACTATCTCGTCTCATTTCCACGAAAATCGAATGAGCCCATCTGCTGTAGCTGCTTGCATGGCTCCTCTGCTCTTACGTCCTCTTCTTGCTGGTGAGTGTGATCTAGATGACGAATTTGATAGCGGCGAAGACAATTCTGCGCAGCTTCTTGCTGCTGCTAATGCTGCCAATAATGCTCAAGCCATCATTACTGTTTTCCTAGAGGATTATGGAAGTATTTTCGAT GAAGAAAATATTCAAAGATGTTCCATGTCGACCGAATCGCATATTGGTAATAGTGGACCTGATGATTCTAGTGATGATGACAACAACTCAAAAAATGAATATCATAATGCAGAGAATGAAGTAGAACCAGTGACAGATGATGATGACAACGAGCGTGCATTGAGTGGGAAAATGAGTGAGAGCAGCGGAGGCACAAGCAGTGATCTCTATGAGTACAAG GGATTTGTTGCTGATGATTCTGATATTGAATcgcctagagagacaagtgGTCCAATACGTAATTCAAACGTACGAACAGATCATGTTGTGAGAAATCTTTTCATCAACTCCACGGATCAACAAGCTGGGGAGCAGATAGGTGGTGATGATCCAACAAAATATGGAGAAAACTCATGTCTAGTAGATGGCGGCGAGTCTTTTCAATCAGGGAAGGTTCTAAATGTACTCACTCATGGAAATACATTGGCTTCTCCTGGTCTTGAATCATCAAGTGAGAAGCCCGTGACTAAGGGCACACCCTCCTCTGTTCCTGCAAAGCGTGCAACATTCTGGGGTCGTGGCAGT GCCAGAAAGAGATCCACAGATAGATCGTTTGATTCTTCAGGAGAAGACGA GCTTGCTATACAGAGGCTTGAGACCACGAAAAATGAATTGCGACAACGAATAGCAAAAGAG GCCAGAGGTAATGCGATACTACAGGGTAGCTTAGAGAGAAGGAAGCAAGCGCTTCATGAACGTCGTTTGTCGCTtgaacaagat GTGTCAAGATTACAAGAGCAGTTGCAAGCCGAGAGAGATCTCCGAGCAGCACTGGAGGTTGGTTTGAGCATGTCTTCTGGCCAATTCAGCTCACATGGTGTGGACTCGAAA ACAAGGGCTGAGCTTGAGGAAATTGCTCTTGCTGAGGCTGATGTGGCAAGGCTGAAGCAGAAAGTCGCAGAACTTCACCATCAGCTTAGCCAACAACGTCAGACTAACTTTGGTTCTTTCTCAGACGCGCGTGATAGTCATCAGTATCTCCAGAATCACAATCCTCAAAA AAGGTTTCTTCAACAAGATTTTGATTCCACTCTTGCCTTTGTAAATCATGAAAGGAAACAACGACACGAG GAGAATATACTGGGAGCGGAGTGGAGAAATAGTAAAGGAGGAGGATCTTTTGGTGTTGGCAATAGCAGGCAACCGTCTCGTAAGCAAGTACAAGAACCAACTAACATGGTCGACTCTAAAAGCAGCAGTGAAGAGTCTGTAGACAAGTTCTCAGCCATGGATTCTCCATCTGCTCCGTCCAATTCAAGAGCATTAGAT ATAACAGAGTATCCAAGGCCTAATCATCCGTCAGCAGCTGCATCAGCAGCTCTGGTAGAGTTAACAACTCGTCTTGATTTCTTCAAGGAAAGGCGTTCGCAGCTGATGGAGCAGCTCCATAGCCTGGATCTTAACTACGgcggatcttcttcttcttctcgagaTTTCATACACAGGCCATCTTCTCCACCTTGGAACTAA
- the LOC106367880 gene encoding rho GTPase-activating protein 7 isoform X2, protein MEASLAALERPRAAASNTVFKSGPLFISSKGLGWTSWKKRWFILTRNSLVFFKNDPGSLPQKGGEVNITLGGIDLNNSGSVVVREDKKLLTVLFPDGRDGRAFTLKAETFEDLHAWKTALEQALAHAPNAALSMGHNGIFLAETNEAIEGRDKSPLKSLVVGRPILLALEDIDGSPSFLEKALQFIEKYGTKIEGILRQAADVEEVERRVQEYEQGKTEFAFDEDPHVIGDCIKHVLRELPSSPVSASCCTALLEAYRIESKEARISSLRSALAETFPEPNRRLLQRILKMMHTISSHFHENRMSPSAVAACMAPLLLRPLLAGECDLDDEFDSGEDNSAQLLAAANAANNAQAIITVFLEDYGSIFDEENIQRCSMSTESHIENEVEPVTDDDDNERALSGKMSESSGGTSSDLYEYKGFVADDSDIESPRETSGPIRNSNVRTDHVVRNLFINSTDQQAGEQIGGDDPTKYGENSCLVDGGESFQSGKVLNVLTHGNTLASPGLESSSEKPVTKGTPSSVPAKRATFWGRGSARKRSTDRSFDSSGEDELAIQRLETTKNELRQRIAKEARGNAILQGSLERRKQALHERRLSLEQDVSRLQEQLQAERDLRAALEVGLSMSSGQFSSHGVDSKTRAELEEIALAEADVARLKQKVAELHHQLSQQRQTNFGSFSDARDSHQYLQNHNPQKRFLQQDFDSTLAFVNHERKQRHEENILGAEWRNSKGGGSFGVGNSRQPSRKQVQEPTNMVDSKSSSEESVDKFSAMDSPSAPSNSRALDITEYPRPNHPSAAASAALVELTTRLDFFKERRSQLMEQLHSLDLNYGGSSSSSRDFIHRPSSPPWN, encoded by the exons ATGGAGGCTTCTTTAGCCGCTTTGGAGCGGCCACGAGCTGCTGCTTCGAATACG GTTTTTAAGAGTGGTCCACTTTTCATATCATCCAAAG GACTGGGGTGGACTTCTTGGAAGAAACGCTGGTTCATCCTCACACGTAACTCTTTGGTCTTCTTCAAAAATGACCCT GGTTCACTACCACAAAAGGGTGGTGAAGTTAACATAACCCTTGGTGGCATCGACTTGAATAACTCTGGAAG TGTTGTGGTGAGAGAGGATAAAAAATTGTTGACCGTATTATTTCCTGATGGGCGTGATGGGAGAGCTTTCACTCTTAAG GCCGAGACATTTGAAGATCTCCACGCCTGGAAAACTGCTCTTGAGCAGGCTCTTGCACACGCCCCCAATGCAGCACTCAGCATGGGTCATAATGGAATATTCCTTGCTGAAACTAACGAGGCTATCGAAG GACGGGATAAGAGTCCGTTAAAATCATTGGTTGTTGGAAGACCAATCTTACTTGCTCTTGAAGATATTGATGGAAGCCCATCATTCCTCGAGAAAGCTCTTCAGTTTATTGAGAAATATG GAACTAAAATTGAAGGAATATTAAGACAGGCTGCTGACGTGGAAGAGGTGGAACGTAGAGTTCAAGAATATGAACAGG GGAAAACGGAGTTCGCTTTTGATGAAGACCCGCATGTTATTGGAGACTGCATTAAG CATGTGTTGAGGGAGTTGCCTTCTTCACCGGTGTCAGCATCTTGTTGTACTGCCCTGCTGGAAGCTTACA GAATCGAGTCTAAGGAGGCTCGCATTAGTTCATTGCGCTCTGCTCTGGCGGAAACATTTCCTGAACCTAACAGACGTTTACTACAACG GATTCTGAAAATGATGCATACTATCTCGTCTCATTTCCACGAAAATCGAATGAGCCCATCTGCTGTAGCTGCTTGCATGGCTCCTCTGCTCTTACGTCCTCTTCTTGCTGGTGAGTGTGATCTAGATGACGAATTTGATAGCGGCGAAGACAATTCTGCGCAGCTTCTTGCTGCTGCTAATGCTGCCAATAATGCTCAAGCCATCATTACTGTTTTCCTAGAGGATTATGGAAGTATTTTCGAT GAAGAAAATATTCAAAGATGTTCCATGTCGACCGAATCGCATATTG AGAATGAAGTAGAACCAGTGACAGATGATGATGACAACGAGCGTGCATTGAGTGGGAAAATGAGTGAGAGCAGCGGAGGCACAAGCAGTGATCTCTATGAGTACAAG GGATTTGTTGCTGATGATTCTGATATTGAATcgcctagagagacaagtgGTCCAATACGTAATTCAAACGTACGAACAGATCATGTTGTGAGAAATCTTTTCATCAACTCCACGGATCAACAAGCTGGGGAGCAGATAGGTGGTGATGATCCAACAAAATATGGAGAAAACTCATGTCTAGTAGATGGCGGCGAGTCTTTTCAATCAGGGAAGGTTCTAAATGTACTCACTCATGGAAATACATTGGCTTCTCCTGGTCTTGAATCATCAAGTGAGAAGCCCGTGACTAAGGGCACACCCTCCTCTGTTCCTGCAAAGCGTGCAACATTCTGGGGTCGTGGCAGT GCCAGAAAGAGATCCACAGATAGATCGTTTGATTCTTCAGGAGAAGACGA GCTTGCTATACAGAGGCTTGAGACCACGAAAAATGAATTGCGACAACGAATAGCAAAAGAG GCCAGAGGTAATGCGATACTACAGGGTAGCTTAGAGAGAAGGAAGCAAGCGCTTCATGAACGTCGTTTGTCGCTtgaacaagat GTGTCAAGATTACAAGAGCAGTTGCAAGCCGAGAGAGATCTCCGAGCAGCACTGGAGGTTGGTTTGAGCATGTCTTCTGGCCAATTCAGCTCACATGGTGTGGACTCGAAA ACAAGGGCTGAGCTTGAGGAAATTGCTCTTGCTGAGGCTGATGTGGCAAGGCTGAAGCAGAAAGTCGCAGAACTTCACCATCAGCTTAGCCAACAACGTCAGACTAACTTTGGTTCTTTCTCAGACGCGCGTGATAGTCATCAGTATCTCCAGAATCACAATCCTCAAAA AAGGTTTCTTCAACAAGATTTTGATTCCACTCTTGCCTTTGTAAATCATGAAAGGAAACAACGACACGAG GAGAATATACTGGGAGCGGAGTGGAGAAATAGTAAAGGAGGAGGATCTTTTGGTGTTGGCAATAGCAGGCAACCGTCTCGTAAGCAAGTACAAGAACCAACTAACATGGTCGACTCTAAAAGCAGCAGTGAAGAGTCTGTAGACAAGTTCTCAGCCATGGATTCTCCATCTGCTCCGTCCAATTCAAGAGCATTAGAT ATAACAGAGTATCCAAGGCCTAATCATCCGTCAGCAGCTGCATCAGCAGCTCTGGTAGAGTTAACAACTCGTCTTGATTTCTTCAAGGAAAGGCGTTCGCAGCTGATGGAGCAGCTCCATAGCCTGGATCTTAACTACGgcggatcttcttcttcttctcgagaTTTCATACACAGGCCATCTTCTCCACCTTGGAACTAA
- the LOC106367883 gene encoding calcium-dependent protein kinase 34-like, with protein MGNCCAHGRDEPTQEKGLGDGAEASVKASKHSPASPPPATKQGPIGPVLGRPMEDVKSSYSLGKELGRGQFGVTYLCTQKATGLQFACKTIAKRKLVNKEDIEDVRREVQIMHHLTGQPNIVELKGAYEDKHNVHLVMELCAGGELFDRIIAKGHYSERAAASLLRTIVQIIHTCHSMGVIHRDLKPENFLLLNKEENSPLKATDFGLSVFYKPGEEFKDIVGSAYYIAPEVLKRKYGPEADIWSIGVMLYILLCGVPPFWAESENGIFNAILSGQIDFASDPWPAISHQAKDLVRKMLNSDPKQRLTAAQVLNHPWIKEDGEAPDVPLDNAVMSRLKQFKAMNNFKKVALRVIAGCLSEEEIMGLKEMFKGMDTDDSGTITLEELRQGLAKQGTRLSEYEVQQLMEAADADGNGTIDYGEFIAATMHINRLDREEHLFSAFQHFDKDNSGYITMEELEQALREFGMSDGRDIKEIISEVDGDNDGRINYEEFVAMMRKGNPDPNPKKRRELSFDTT; from the exons ATGGGTAATTGTTGCGCTCATGGACGAGACGAACCCACGCAGGAAAAAGGACTCGGAGATGGTGCAGAAGCCTCTGTGAAAGCATCAAAACACTCACCAGCATCTCCTCCTCCCGCAACCAAACAAGGCCCCATAGGACCCGTCTTAGGCCGACCAATGGAAGATGTAAAAAGCTCATATTCGTTAGGGAAAGAGCTTGGTCGTGGACAGTTCGGTGTAACCTATCTCTGCACGCAAAAAGCAACAGGACTACAATTCGCATGCAAGACCATTGCCAAAAGGAAGCTGGTGAACAAGGAAGACATCGAGGACGTAAGAAGAGAGGTGCAGATAATGCATCACTTGACGGGTCAACCAAACATCGTGGAGCTCAAAGGAGCCTACGAGGATAAGCACAACGTGCATTTGGTTATGGAGCTTTGTGCTGGAGGAGAGTTGTTTGATAGGATTATAGCCAAAGGGCATTACTCTGAGAGAGCCGCGGCTTCGTTGCTAAGGACCATTGTGCAGATCATCCATACTTGTCATTCAATGGGGGTTATCCACAGAGACTTGAAGCCTGAGAACTTCTTGTTGCTTAACAAAGAAGAGAACTCTCCTCTCAAGGCAACGGACTTTGGGCTTTCCGTGTTCTACAAGCCAGGAGAGGAGTTTAAAGATATTGTTGGAAGTGCTTATTACATTGCACCTGAGGTTTTGAAGAGGAAGTATGGACCAGAGGCTGATATTTGGAGCATTGGTGTCATGTTGTATATCCTCCTTTGTGGTGTTCCACCTTTCTGGGCTG AGTCGGAGAATGGGATCTTCAATGCAATTCTAAGTGGACAGATTGATTTTGCAAGTGATCCATGGCCAGCTATTTCACACCAGGCTAAGGATCTTGTTAGGAAGATGCTTAACTCTGATCCTAAACAAAGATTAACCGCTGCTCAAGTTCTCA ACCATCCATGGATTAAGGAGGATGGAGAAGCTCCAGATGTTCCTCTTGACAATGCTGTGATGTCAAGGCTCAAGCAATTCAAAGCAATGAACAACTTTAAGAAAGTTGCTTTAagg GTGATAGCTGGGTGCTTATCAGAAGAAGAAATCATGGGCTTGAAGGAGATGTTCAAAGGTATGGACACTGATGACAGCGGAACAATAACTCTTGAGGAACTAAGACAAGGACTTGCCAAGCAAGGTACAAGGTTATCTGAATACGAAGTCCAACAGTTAATGGAAGCT GCTGATGCTGACGGCAACGGAACAATAGACTATGGAGAGTTCATAGCGGCAACAATGCACATTAACAGACTTGACAGAGAAGAGCATCTCTTCTCAGCCTTCCAACACTTTGACAAAGACAATAGTGG ATATATCACAATGGAAGAGCTGGAGCAAGCCCTGAGGGAGTTTGGCATGAGTGATGGCAGAGACATTAAGGAAATCATTTCTGAAGTTGATGGAGACAAT GATGGGAGGATAAACTATGAGGAGTTTGTGGCAATGATGAGAAAGGGGAACCCTGATCCTAACCCTAAGAAGCGGCGTGAACTGTCTTTTGATACAACTTGA
- the LOC106367885 gene encoding polyadenylate-binding protein RBP47B' — MMTMMPPQPQGYHHPQTLEEVRTLWIGDLQYWVDENYLSSCFSQTGELVSVKVIRNKITGQPEGYGFIEFISHAAAERTLQTYNGTPMPGTEINFRLNWASFGSGQKVDPGTDHSIFVGDLAPDVTDYLLQETFRVHYSSVRGAKVVTDPSTGRSKGYGFVKFAEESERNRAMAEMNGLYCSTRPMRISAATPKKTVGLQQPYAAKAAYPVPAPAAVAEPVPAYVAQPAQVIAPENDITCTTVSVADLDPNVTEEELKNAFSPLGEVIYVNIPETKGYGFVQFKTRTSAEEAMQKMQGHVIGQQAVRISWSKNPGQDGYVTQADPNQWGGYYGYGQGYDAYAYGTAQDPSVYAYGGYGYPQYPQQGDGTQEVTNSAAEQDLYDPMATPDVDKLNAGYFSVHASAILGRLSWHRTSPLAS; from the exons atgatgacgatgatgcCTCCGCAGCCGCAAGGCTACCACCATCCACAGACCCTGGAAGAAGTGCGAACCCTCTGGATTGGAGATTTGCAGTACTGGGTCGACGAAAATTACCTCTCTTCCTGCTTCTCCCAAACCGGCGAG CTCGTTTCTGTCAAGGTAATACGTAACAAGATCACAGGCCAGCCAGAAGGTTACGGTTTCATTGAGTTTATATCTCACGCTGCAGCAGAGAGAACCCTTCAGACCTACAACGGCACACCCATGCCCGGAACTGAAATTAACTTCCGTTTGAACTGGGCTTCTTTTGGTTCAGGCCAGAAAGTAGATCCTGGAACCGACCATTCCATCTTTGTCGGAGATTTAGCGCCTGATGTTACTGATTATCTCCTTCAAGAGACGTTCCGTGTTCACTATTCCTCCGTTAGAGGTGCCAAGGTTGTTACTGATCCGAGCACTGGACGATCTAAAGGCTATGGGTTTGTGAAATTTGCTGAGGAAAGTGAAAGGAACCGTGCGATGGCTGAGATGAATGGGCTGTATTGCTCAACGAGGCCTATGCGTATTAGTGCAGCAACGCCTAAGAAAACCGTTGGCTTGCAGCAACCGTATGCTGCCAAAG CTGCTTACCCGGTTCCAGCCCCGGCTGCAGTTGCTGAACCAGTTCCAGCATATGTTGCGCAACCAGCACAGGTCATTGCACCTGAAAATGACATCACCTGTACAACG GTTTCAGTTGCGGATTTAGACCCAAATGTTACAGAGGAAGAGCTGAAGAACGCATTTTCGCCACTAGGAGAGGTTATTTATGTCAACATACCTGAAACAAAGGGATACGGTTTTGTTCAATTCAAAACCAG GACGTCAGCAGAAGAAGCCATGCAGAAAATGCAGGGACATGTGATTGGTCAACAAGCAGTACGCATCTCGTGGAGCAAAAATCCAGGACAG GATGGTTACGTCACACAAGCTGATCCGAATCAGTGGGGTGGGTATTACGGTTATGGGCAAGGCTATGATGCATATGCTTATGGGACAGCTCAAGACCCATCCGTGTACGCGTATGGTGGATATGGCTATCCCCAGTATCCGCAACAG GGAGACGGTACACAAGAAGTTACAAACTCTGCGGCAGAGCAAGACTTGTATGACCCTATGGCCACTCCTGATGTAGACAA GTTAAATGCTGGTTACTTTTCGGTTCATGCAAGTGCCATACTAGGACGTTTATCGTGGCATCGTACCTCACCCCTCGCATCATAA
- the LOC106364888 gene encoding uncharacterized protein LOC106364888, with amino-acid sequence MVVAETAEATMVFTTEGPRISFSADLSSSDSEGDYICINPENLLRGKEEQVKAGDFEFLSNTQTMLTAADELFSEGKLLPFWQAKHSEKLQNVTLKTKVVDVDEVEVVEEDRRVKKEETVHNSTKEQENNNRGSWFLDDDPSPRPPNCTVLWKELLRLKKQRNTKTTNTTTKASSTKASSLSPSSSSSSTSSSSSSIGDAVKEESEKKGKKGLERTRSVTMRIRPMIHVPVCTPTKPPLFPLRLHKNRVEKRT; translated from the coding sequence ATGGTAGTAGCGGAAACGGCGGAGGCTACGATGGTTTTCACGACGGAAGGACCTCGCATTTCCTTCTCCGCCGATCTGTCATCATCAGACAGCGAGGGAGACTACATCTGCATCAACCCTGAGAATCTCCTAAGGGGAAAAGAAGAACAAGTGAAAGCTGGAGACTTTGAGTTTCTGTCGAACACACAAACGATGCTCACCGCCGCAGACGAGCTGTTCTCCGAAGGAAAGCTGCTTCCTTTCTGGCAAGCCAAACACTCGGAGAAGCTTCAAAACGTTACCTTGAAAACAAAAGTCGTCGACGTAGACGAAGTAGAAGTAGTAGAAGAAGATCGTAGAGTTAAGAAAGAGGAGACTGTTCACAACAGCAccaaggagcaggagaataATAACAGAGGAAGCTGGTTTCTTGACGACGACCCTTCTCCTCGTCCACCGAACTGCACTGTTCTGTGGAAAGAGCTTTTGCGGTtgaagaaacagaggaacaCCAAGACGACGAATACGACTACAAAGGCTTCGTCAACGAAGGCATCGTCTCTCTCTCCGTCTTCGTCTTCGAGctcgacttcttcttcttctagctCGATCGGGGATGCTGTGAAGGAGGAGAGCGAGAAGAAAGGTAAGAAAGGGTTAGAGAGGACGAGATCCGTGACTATGAGGATAAGGCCGATGATTCATGTTCCTGTTTGTACTCCCACTAAGCCTCCTCTGTTTCCTCTAAGGCTACACAAAAACAGAGTAGAGAAACGAACTTGA